A segment of the Corynebacterium resistens DSM 45100 genome:
TACGGCTCGCTTGCTCCTCTAGCTGGTTGCCACCGCTGAACAATAGAAGGGCACCGCCACCAATTTTCGCACTGTCTCCTGTGCCTACCTGCAAGCCAGCCTTGTTCGCTGCGGCCCGTGCCCCTTGTGAATCTGCTGGCAACCACGCTGCTACGTTCTCTGGCTTCTTCAGTTTGCCACGAACTTCATCATCGGAGGCGGTGGTGAAAGCAACCTTAGTGCATTTATCACGCACCACTCGATCGCTCGAATTGTATTTCTCCGCAAGCTTTTGCGCAGCTTCCTCCCGTTGCGGGGCAACCCACGCATTCAACGTGTACTCACCTTCGGCGCATGTGGGAGCTTCGACATCTGCCTGGTTATTCTCGGCAACGCGTTTCCATCCCAGCACCAGAGCGGTCACAACCAGTAACGCGATGAGTAATGCCCACACCCACCCGGCGAGCTGGAAACTAGATCTGCCATTGGCATGTCGAGCCATCGTTCCTCCGAAAATCTCTCACGCGTATCTGTGCCAGCATATCGCACGTATGTGATTCACTAAGCGCAGATTGCTCAACTGCAATCTGCTGGTTTGGAATTAGCCTGCAGCTTTCGGCTAGGGGAGTTGAGCTGAATCAGGTTGATTTGCGTTCTCGAGCTTGGGGTACACAGCCACAAGCAGATCTAGGATCTGGGTTCGGAGGTATTGCCCACGATCCATCAGCGCTTGCTGTCTGCGCACATACTCCGCCCGCCCTTGGGGTGTTTCGATCTTAACGGGGGAGAACCCCCAGGCAGAAAGGTCGTATGGGCTGGCCTCCATGTCTAATTGCCGGACGTCGCAGGCTAGCTCGAAACAGTCCAGCCATAGATGACCTGGGATAAGGGGGCCAAGTTTCGTCGCCCATTTGTATACATCCATGGTCGCGTGGAGGCACCCCGGCTGTTCAAAATCCCGTTGACTATCCCGCGTGGGCGTGTGCTCATTTCGAGGAATCGCGGCTGGGGTAAAGAACCGAAATGCATCGTAGTGGGTGCACTTTAGGTGAGATTGCTCCACGACCTTGTTAGTTCCATCCGTGCCGAGGCGTAACGGTTCCGGGTGGCGAGGCTGATCGCGGTAGACCATGGCCCACTCATGCAATCCAAAACATCCCAGTTGGGGCGCGCGATGAAGGGTACGAACCAGCAGGTCGTAGATATAACGAATCGTGGTGCCACGCGCGTTCCAATGCCGGTCGGCGTCGAGTCCCCACACCGTCACGCCGGAAACATCGCGCCAACGATAGTGATCCTTGTACTGCGGAAGCCAGCGGGCCTGCTTTTGCGCCGTGGCCGCCCGCGCAAGGTTGGGGCGTTCATCGGCCACGATTCCACGCAACGCACCAGGGTGCCAATGGGCGAGCTTGCCTGGGGTGACGGGATAGTAGTTAAACATGAAGTCCCACACCGGGTGGCGCTCTCCACGCGTGCGACGGGCTAGATGGTCAGCCGTGAGCCGCTCCACCCGTTGCCTGTGGGCCGACTCTTCCGCGCGGGCCGTGGTGGCGTCGAGAAAAGAGAGCCGAGAGGCAGCGGGAGCGGAGCTAATCGTCATGCGTCCAGTCTCGCACGGTGCCCACGAGCTCCTCAATAATGTCCTCGAGAGTCACCATGCCGATGATTGCCCCCGAGGAATCTTCGACCGCCGCGACATGGCTAGAGTTCACGCGCATGCGGCGCATTGCCACATCGAAGCTATCGGTATCCGTGACTCGGATCAGAGGGCGAACATCTCCCGCATCTAGATATGGGTTCTGATCAGACGTGCCGTCGACAACGAGGTTATTGAGGGAGTCCTTCACATGCACATAACCGATCCAAGCACCCGTAGTATCTGTCACCGGGTAACGAGAAAAGCCCGTATCAGCCACAGCCTTCTCCACATCTCCGACGCGCAAGTTGTGGCCTTTTTGTTCGATGACGTGGATGTCCGCGATCGGGATCAGAACTTCCCGAAGCGTGCGGCGGCTAGATTTCAAGGCCCGGTTGAGGCGAGTTGCCTCCGCCGGAGCAATCAGCCCTTCCGTACGAGATTCTTGGATCATCGACGCAAGCTCGCTTGGCGAAACTGTGGAATCTAGCTCATCCTTTTGTTCCACGCCGAAGAGCTTCAGCGTGATGCGTGCCACCCAGTTAAGGAAAAGCATGATCGGGCGGGTGATCCGCACGAACAGCAGATGCGGGCGCACAAGATTCGTCGCAACGGTTTCGGGGCCCGCCAGCGAAATATTCTTCGGCACCATCTCGCCCAATATGATGTGCAGAACCGTCACCAGCATCAACGCAATAGCGAAGCCAACAGGGTGTAGGAGTTGCGGGGGCAAGCCCACGGCGTGGAAGGGCTTCTCGATGAGGTGGGCAATAGCTGGTTCGCCGACCTTACCTAGAAGCACCGACG
Coding sequences within it:
- a CDS encoding 3-methyladenine DNA glycosylase, with translation MTISSAPAASRLSFLDATTARAEESAHRQRVERLTADHLARRTRGERHPVWDFMFNYYPVTPGKLAHWHPGALRGIVADERPNLARAATAQKQARWLPQYKDHYRWRDVSGVTVWGLDADRHWNARGTTIRYIYDLLVRTLHRAPQLGCFGLHEWAMVYRDQPRHPEPLRLGTDGTNKVVEQSHLKCTHYDAFRFFTPAAIPRNEHTPTRDSQRDFEQPGCLHATMDVYKWATKLGPLIPGHLWLDCFELACDVRQLDMEASPYDLSAWGFSPVKIETPQGRAEYVRRQQALMDRGQYLRTQILDLLVAVYPKLENANQPDSAQLP
- a CDS encoding hemolysin family protein; translation: MNSDLFGVILTFILLGFNAFFVAVEFALISSRRDRLESMISAGNRRAKDVQYAIEHLSIMLAGAQFGITLASVLLGKVGEPAIAHLIEKPFHAVGLPPQLLHPVGFAIALMLVTVLHIILGEMVPKNISLAGPETVATNLVRPHLLFVRITRPIMLFLNWVARITLKLFGVEQKDELDSTVSPSELASMIQESRTEGLIAPAEATRLNRALKSSRRTLREVLIPIADIHVIEQKGHNLRVGDVEKAVADTGFSRYPVTDTTGAWIGYVHVKDSLNNLVVDGTSDQNPYLDAGDVRPLIRVTDTDSFDVAMRRMRVNSSHVAAVEDSSGAIIGMVTLEDIIEELVGTVRDWTHDD